Proteins encoded in a region of the Stieleria neptunia genome:
- the dnaK gene encoding molecular chaperone DnaK, whose product MAQGEKIIGIDLGTTNSVVAIMEGSEPKVIPNPEGNRLTPSVVAFTDKKETIVGEPARRQAVTNPKRTVYSAKRFMGRRHHEVESEEKMVPYGVTGAANEYVKIEVGDETFTPQEISAKVLRKLKESAESYLGHKVNKAVITVPAYFNDAQRQATKDAGQIAGLEVARIINEPTAAALAYGLDKAKDEKIIVFDLGGGTFDVSVLEVADSGDEENESRVFQVISTHGNTHLGGDDFDEALINYVADEFKKENAIDLRNDPMALQRLQEACEKAKKELSSLPETDINLPFITMDQAGPKHLTMKITRSKFEELIDDLVEKCKKPVMDALKDAGFSPSDIDEIVLVGGSTRVPKVRELVKKIFNKEPHQGVNPDEVVAIGAAIQGSVLAGDRTDVLLLDVAPLTLGIETEGGVMTPLVERNTTVPVEKKNVFSTAADNQTAVTVRVFQGERKMAANNRLLGEFNLDDIPAQPRGVPQIEVKFDIDQNGILSVSAKELKTGKEAKVEIKEAGALSDDEIEKMRRDAEQNAEEDRKQFELAEARNKANQQVHQLEKEMSEHADKLSDDDKEPLNKAIEKVKTASGTDDVNAIKQATEELDAAAKAFSKVLYEKTAAAGGDADAAAAGAAAPAGDSDDDDAIDADFEVKS is encoded by the coding sequence ATGGCTCAGGGCGAAAAAATCATCGGCATTGACCTCGGGACGACCAACAGTGTGGTCGCCATCATGGAAGGCAGCGAGCCGAAAGTCATTCCCAACCCCGAAGGCAACCGGCTGACGCCCAGTGTGGTCGCGTTCACCGACAAGAAGGAAACGATTGTCGGCGAACCCGCACGACGCCAAGCGGTCACCAACCCCAAACGCACCGTCTATTCGGCCAAGCGTTTCATGGGTCGACGCCACCACGAAGTCGAGTCGGAAGAGAAGATGGTCCCCTACGGTGTCACCGGGGCCGCCAACGAGTACGTCAAGATCGAGGTCGGCGACGAGACCTTCACGCCGCAAGAAATCTCGGCCAAAGTGCTTCGCAAGCTGAAGGAATCCGCCGAGTCCTATCTCGGTCACAAGGTCAACAAGGCCGTGATCACGGTCCCGGCCTACTTCAACGACGCGCAGCGCCAAGCGACCAAGGACGCCGGGCAAATCGCCGGTCTGGAAGTCGCGCGGATCATCAACGAACCCACCGCCGCCGCACTCGCCTATGGACTCGACAAAGCCAAGGACGAAAAGATCATCGTCTTTGACCTCGGTGGCGGTACCTTCGACGTTTCCGTGTTGGAAGTCGCCGACAGCGGTGACGAAGAAAACGAAAGTCGCGTTTTCCAGGTCATCAGCACCCACGGAAACACGCACCTGGGCGGTGACGACTTTGACGAAGCGTTGATCAACTACGTCGCTGACGAATTCAAGAAAGAAAACGCGATCGACCTGCGCAACGACCCGATGGCGTTGCAGCGTTTGCAGGAAGCGTGTGAAAAGGCCAAGAAAGAACTGTCGAGCCTTCCCGAGACCGACATCAATCTGCCCTTCATCACGATGGACCAAGCCGGTCCGAAACACCTGACGATGAAGATCACCCGCAGCAAGTTCGAAGAGCTGATCGATGATCTGGTCGAAAAATGTAAGAAACCCGTCATGGATGCCCTCAAGGACGCCGGGTTCTCACCGAGCGACATCGACGAAATCGTCTTGGTCGGTGGTAGCACGCGGGTTCCCAAGGTCCGCGAACTCGTCAAGAAGATCTTCAACAAAGAGCCCCACCAGGGCGTCAACCCGGATGAAGTCGTCGCCATCGGTGCCGCCATCCAGGGCAGCGTTCTGGCCGGCGACCGGACCGACGTCCTGTTGCTCGACGTGGCGCCGCTGACCTTGGGGATCGAAACCGAAGGCGGCGTGATGACCCCGCTGGTCGAACGCAACACCACCGTCCCGGTCGAAAAGAAAAACGTCTTCAGCACCGCTGCGGACAATCAAACCGCCGTGACCGTTCGCGTTTTCCAAGGGGAACGCAAGATGGCCGCCAACAACCGGCTGCTCGGTGAGTTCAACCTCGACGACATCCCGGCCCAACCGCGCGGCGTGCCGCAGATCGAGGTCAAGTTCGATATCGACCAAAACGGGATCTTGAGCGTTTCGGCGAAGGAGCTGAAGACGGGCAAAGAAGCCAAGGTCGAAATCAAGGAAGCCGGCGCGCTGAGCGATGACGAGATCGAAAAGATGCGTCGCGATGCCGAGCAGAACGCCGAAGAAGACCGCAAACAGTTCGAATTGGCCGAGGCCCGCAACAAGGCGAATCAGCAGGTTCACCAGCTCGAAAAAGAGATGTCCGAACATGCCGACAAGCTCTCCGACGATGACAAAGAACCGCTCAACAAAGCGATCGAAAAAGTCAAAACGGCGTCGGGCACCGACGATGTGAATGCCATCAAACAGGCGACCGAAGAGTTGGACGCCGCAGCCAAGGCGTTCAGCAAAGTCTTGTACGAAAAGACCGCCGCAGCCGGTGGCGACGCAGACGCCGCGGCCGCCGGAGCCGCAGCACCCGCGGGCGACTCCGACGACGACGATGCCATCGACGCCGACTTTGAAGTCAAGAGCTAA
- the clpB gene encoding ATP-dependent chaperone ClpB: MTFRFDKLTTKAQGLIAEAQGRATSAGNPEITSLHLLSAMLDESGGITGALLSKMNADANQLRELTTSEFDKLPKVTGGRQPSIAAELQSALNEAATSAQSLKDEFVSTEHLLLGIAKAKTKAQSLLSLCGVNADDVLKAASEIRGSARVTDQNAEDTYQALEKYGVDLTQLAAAGKLDPVIGRDNEIRRVIQVLSRRTKNNPVLIGQPGVGKTAIAEGLALRIFEADVPTSLKNKKVIALDMGALVAGAKFRGDFEERLKAVLREVKDSDGRVILFIDELHLVVGAGKAEGSPDAANLLKPELARGALRCVGATTLDEYRQHIEKDAALERRFQPVYVEEPSVEDSIAILRGLKSRYESHHGVRITDSALVAAATLADRYIADRFLPDKAIDLVDEATSRLAMEKESVPEPIDRIQRRLRQLELAQRQLQDEDAGDTSILARREEIQSEMESLGKELADLREQWESEKIGLEGVQSIRQEAETLAHRFATLDAEAKQTQLRGENPEDLYREMLEVQSRQAELESKLEEIEKRDQGSSAEAASDEPERRLLRREVTAEEIAEVVSAWTGVPVSRMMETERAKLLVMEERLHTRVIGQDEAVRAVSDAVRRSRSGLADPNRPIGSFLFLGPTGVGKTELCKALAEIMFDDENAMVRIDMSEFMERHSVARMIGAPPGYVGYEEGGKLTEAVRRRPYTVILLDEIEKAHPDVFNILLQVLDDGRLTDGHGRTVNFTNAVIVMTSNAGSQEIQQIAADGGDEEEMREAVEQALRTRFLPEFLNRIDDTVIFRPLNQAQIRQIVKLQLEHLGRRLQDNGLTLEVTDAAIDEIAKTGYDPTYGARPLKRVIQREVQNELATALLKSEFAEGSTVTVDHDGMNYVFR, encoded by the coding sequence ATGACCTTCCGATTCGACAAACTGACCACCAAAGCCCAGGGCTTGATCGCCGAAGCACAGGGGCGTGCGACATCGGCCGGCAATCCCGAAATCACCTCCCTGCACCTGCTCTCGGCCATGCTCGACGAAAGCGGCGGCATCACCGGCGCGCTGCTGTCCAAGATGAACGCCGATGCAAATCAATTGCGAGAATTGACCACCAGCGAGTTCGACAAGTTGCCCAAGGTCACCGGCGGCCGACAACCGAGCATTGCTGCTGAACTGCAATCGGCCCTCAACGAAGCCGCCACCAGTGCACAATCGCTGAAAGACGAATTTGTCAGCACCGAGCATCTGCTGCTGGGGATCGCCAAAGCCAAAACGAAAGCCCAGAGCCTGCTTTCGCTGTGCGGCGTCAACGCCGACGACGTTTTGAAAGCGGCCAGCGAAATCCGGGGCAGCGCACGCGTGACCGACCAGAACGCCGAAGACACCTATCAGGCGCTCGAAAAATACGGCGTCGACCTGACCCAACTCGCCGCCGCCGGGAAACTCGATCCGGTCATCGGCCGGGACAATGAGATTCGCCGGGTGATCCAAGTGCTGTCGCGACGCACAAAAAACAATCCCGTCTTGATCGGTCAACCCGGCGTGGGAAAAACTGCGATCGCCGAAGGCTTGGCCCTGCGGATTTTCGAAGCCGACGTTCCGACAAGTTTGAAAAACAAAAAAGTCATCGCGCTGGACATGGGAGCCCTGGTCGCGGGGGCAAAATTCCGCGGCGATTTCGAAGAACGCCTCAAAGCCGTGCTGCGTGAAGTCAAGGATTCCGACGGACGCGTGATCCTGTTTATCGACGAACTTCACCTGGTCGTCGGTGCGGGCAAGGCGGAAGGTTCACCCGACGCGGCCAACTTGTTGAAACCCGAACTCGCCCGCGGCGCACTCCGCTGTGTCGGTGCGACGACGCTGGATGAGTACCGGCAACACATTGAAAAAGACGCCGCACTGGAACGGCGGTTCCAACCGGTTTACGTCGAAGAGCCATCGGTCGAAGACTCCATCGCCATTCTCCGCGGGCTGAAGTCGCGCTACGAATCCCACCACGGCGTGCGGATCACCGACAGCGCCCTGGTGGCCGCCGCGACGCTGGCCGATCGCTACATCGCCGATCGCTTTTTGCCGGACAAGGCGATCGACCTGGTCGATGAAGCGACCAGCCGATTGGCGATGGAAAAAGAAAGCGTTCCCGAACCCATCGACCGCATCCAACGCCGGTTGCGCCAACTGGAACTCGCCCAGCGACAGCTTCAAGACGAAGACGCCGGCGACACATCGATCTTGGCTCGCCGCGAAGAGATTCAATCCGAAATGGAATCGCTCGGCAAAGAACTCGCCGACCTGAGGGAACAATGGGAAAGCGAAAAGATCGGGCTTGAGGGCGTGCAGTCGATTCGCCAGGAAGCCGAAACGCTGGCGCACCGATTCGCAACCCTCGACGCCGAAGCCAAGCAGACTCAGCTGCGCGGCGAGAACCCCGAGGACTTGTATCGCGAGATGTTGGAAGTCCAATCGCGCCAGGCGGAACTCGAATCGAAACTGGAAGAAATCGAAAAACGCGATCAAGGCTCATCCGCCGAAGCAGCGTCCGACGAACCCGAGCGGCGGTTGCTGCGTCGCGAAGTGACGGCGGAGGAAATCGCCGAAGTGGTGTCGGCCTGGACCGGTGTCCCGGTGAGCCGAATGATGGAAACCGAGCGGGCCAAATTGCTGGTCATGGAAGAGCGGTTGCACACCCGTGTGATCGGTCAAGACGAAGCCGTTCGCGCCGTCTCCGATGCGGTCCGTCGCAGCCGCAGCGGGTTGGCCGACCCGAACCGACCGATCGGATCCTTCTTGTTCCTCGGACCGACCGGTGTCGGCAAGACGGAACTGTGCAAGGCGCTCGCCGAAATCATGTTCGACGACGAGAACGCGATGGTGCGGATCGACATGTCCGAGTTCATGGAACGACATAGCGTCGCGCGGATGATCGGTGCACCTCCCGGATACGTCGGTTACGAAGAAGGCGGAAAGCTGACCGAAGCCGTGCGTCGACGTCCCTACACCGTGATCCTGCTCGATGAAATCGAAAAGGCACACCCGGACGTGTTCAACATCTTGCTGCAAGTGTTGGACGACGGCCGATTGACCGATGGCCACGGACGCACCGTGAACTTCACCAACGCGGTGATCGTCATGACCAGCAACGCGGGAAGCCAAGAGATCCAGCAGATCGCGGCCGACGGAGGAGACGAAGAAGAGATGCGGGAGGCCGTTGAACAGGCACTCCGCACGCGGTTCTTGCCCGAGTTCCTCAACCGCATCGACGACACCGTCATTTTCCGTCCGTTGAACCAGGCCCAGATCCGTCAGATCGTCAAACTGCAACTCGAACATCTCGGACGCCGTTTGCAGGACAACGGGCTCACGCTGGAAGTGACCGATGCGGCAATTGATGAGATCGCCAAGACCGGATACGACCCGACCTACGGTGCACGCCCGCTGAAACGCGTGATCCAGCGCGAGGTCCAGAATGAACTGGCGACCGCGCTGCTGAAAAGCGAATTCGCCGAAGGCAGCACCGTCACGGTCGACCACGACGGAATGAACTACGTGTTCCGGTAA
- a CDS encoding aldehyde dehydrogenase (NADP(+)), producing MTAKVLLAGTWRDADSVGTFQATNPNTNEKLPAEFPISSWADCDAALDAAAEAAREMRKLPAAKIAEFLDLYADKIDAAKEPLVEAAHAETGLAKSPRLADGELPRTSGQLRSAAESCRSGDWALATIDTAAGIRSCYEPLGPVCVFGPNNFPFAFGSVSGGDFAAAIAAGNPVIGKANSSHPETTRLFAELALEAAKETGMPAAIVQLIYRTGHADGERLVADPRVGATGYTGSRSAGLKLKAAADAAGKPIYLELSSVNPVVLLPGALAARGDEIVDEFCGSALMGSGQFCTNPGVVLAIAGEGTDKFIATVKERFAGSPAGTLLSPAVAGSLKQSIETLCGFGAELLVGGGEVEAGRCALANTLMTATGKQFLADPEGFQTEAFGNASLVVVAEDLAELCNVIASLEGNLTGCVYSDPAGSDDASYDQVAFELTPKVGRMLNDKMPTGVAVSAAMNHGGPYPATGHPGFTAVGIPGSLLRFAKLTSFDNVRAERLPALLGDKNPTGQTPRRIDGAWTTADL from the coding sequence ATGACCGCAAAAGTACTCCTCGCCGGAACGTGGCGCGACGCCGATTCGGTCGGCACCTTCCAAGCCACCAACCCGAACACCAACGAAAAGCTGCCTGCCGAATTTCCGATCAGCTCATGGGCTGATTGTGATGCGGCGCTCGATGCCGCCGCGGAGGCGGCTCGCGAAATGCGAAAGCTTCCCGCGGCGAAGATCGCGGAGTTTTTGGATTTGTATGCCGACAAGATCGATGCCGCCAAAGAGCCGCTCGTTGAAGCGGCCCATGCGGAAACGGGTTTGGCCAAGTCTCCGCGGCTTGCCGACGGAGAGTTGCCACGAACCAGTGGCCAACTCCGCTCCGCCGCCGAATCCTGCCGATCGGGCGATTGGGCGCTGGCGACGATCGACACCGCCGCCGGGATTCGTTCTTGCTACGAGCCGCTCGGACCGGTTTGTGTGTTCGGTCCCAATAATTTCCCGTTTGCCTTTGGGTCGGTTTCCGGCGGAGACTTTGCCGCGGCGATTGCGGCTGGTAATCCCGTGATCGGCAAAGCCAACAGTTCCCACCCCGAAACGACGCGTCTGTTTGCGGAACTGGCATTGGAAGCCGCGAAAGAAACCGGCATGCCCGCTGCAATCGTGCAGTTGATCTATCGCACCGGACATGCCGACGGCGAACGCTTGGTCGCCGATCCACGTGTCGGTGCGACCGGGTACACCGGCAGCCGATCGGCGGGATTAAAACTCAAGGCGGCTGCCGACGCGGCCGGCAAACCGATCTATTTGGAACTTTCCAGCGTCAACCCGGTCGTGTTGCTGCCGGGCGCCTTGGCGGCGCGCGGCGATGAGATCGTCGATGAGTTTTGCGGCAGCGCGTTGATGGGCAGCGGACAATTCTGCACCAACCCCGGCGTGGTCCTGGCGATCGCCGGCGAGGGAACCGACAAGTTCATCGCCACAGTCAAAGAACGTTTTGCCGGCTCGCCCGCGGGAACCCTGTTGTCGCCCGCCGTTGCCGGAAGCTTGAAACAAAGTATCGAGACGCTTTGCGGTTTCGGCGCCGAACTGTTGGTCGGCGGTGGCGAAGTCGAAGCCGGCCGATGTGCGCTGGCCAACACGTTGATGACGGCGACCGGGAAACAGTTCTTGGCCGACCCCGAAGGGTTCCAGACCGAAGCGTTCGGCAATGCGTCGTTGGTCGTGGTCGCCGAAGACCTGGCAGAACTCTGCAACGTGATCGCCAGTCTGGAAGGCAACTTGACCGGTTGCGTCTACAGCGATCCGGCCGGCAGCGACGATGCGTCGTACGATCAAGTGGCGTTCGAATTGACGCCTAAGGTCGGACGAATGCTGAACGACAAGATGCCGACCGGAGTCGCCGTCTCGGCCGCGATGAATCACGGCGGTCCCTACCCGGCGACCGGGCACCCGGGTTTCACCGCCGTCGGTATCCCCGGATCGCTGCTGCGGTTCGCGAAACTGACCAGCTTTGACAACGTCCGCGCCGAACGGTTGCCGGCGTTGTTGGGCGATAAAAACCCGACCGGCCAAACCCCACGCCGCATCGATGGAGCGTGGACGACGGCGGATCTGTAG
- a CDS encoding fumarylacetoacetate hydrolase family protein, which produces MKVAKFFDASDTIRVGLVRENELFPLVMTDEIATLSDLIAHSTPIAAAESLQTESAIEIDDQLRWLPPMDHQEVWAAGVTYKRSQTARMEESEAAASCYDRVYNADRPELFFKATPHRVSGYGQPLRIRSDASWNVPEPEITLVISPQMRIVGLTVGNDMSSRDIEGENPLYLPQAKCYDQCAGLGPWITLFDVLPPADSIGVDLQIVRDGQTVFDQQTSGGQMARSFENLVGWLAKDNSFPAGAFLMTGTGIVPTSDFTLLPGDVVNITIDGVGTLSNPIIQG; this is translated from the coding sequence ATGAAAGTAGCAAAATTCTTTGATGCGTCCGACACGATTCGCGTCGGACTGGTCCGCGAAAACGAATTATTTCCGTTGGTGATGACCGATGAAATCGCCACGCTCTCGGATCTGATCGCCCATTCCACGCCGATTGCCGCTGCCGAGTCGCTGCAAACCGAGTCTGCGATCGAAATCGATGATCAGCTGCGCTGGTTGCCGCCGATGGACCACCAGGAAGTCTGGGCGGCCGGCGTCACCTACAAACGTTCGCAAACCGCTCGGATGGAGGAGTCCGAAGCCGCTGCGTCGTGCTACGACCGTGTCTATAACGCCGATCGCCCCGAATTGTTTTTCAAGGCGACTCCCCATCGCGTGTCCGGTTACGGGCAACCGCTGCGGATTCGATCCGATGCCAGTTGGAACGTGCCCGAACCCGAAATCACGCTGGTGATCAGCCCCCAGATGCGGATCGTGGGACTGACCGTTGGCAATGACATGAGTTCGCGAGACATCGAGGGCGAAAACCCGCTCTACCTGCCGCAAGCGAAGTGTTATGACCAGTGTGCCGGGCTGGGACCCTGGATCACCTTGTTCGACGTCTTGCCGCCGGCCGACTCGATCGGCGTGGACCTGCAGATTGTCCGTGACGGCCAGACCGTTTTTGATCAACAAACCAGCGGCGGCCAGATGGCGCGAAGCTTTGAGAACTTGGTGGGCTGGCTCGCCAAAGACAATTCGTTTCCCGCCGGTGCGTTTCTGATGACGGGGACGGGGATTGTCCCCACCAGCGATTTCACACTGTTGCCCGGCGACGTCGTCAATATCACCATCGATGGCGTCGGAACACTCAGCAATCCGATCATCCAGGGCTAA